The Bradyrhizobium oligotrophicum S58 genome contains the following window.
ACTGCCAGGCGCTGGTGAAGGGCCTGTTCAACCATCACGCCTTCCGCGATTCGGTGGCGCTGTCCGGCGTCAACTCGATCAACTGGGCGCGCGTCGTCGCCCAGGTCGTCTACTACTTCACGTCGGCGGTCGCAGTCGGCGCGCCGCATCGCGCGGTCGACTTCACGGTGCCGACAGGGAATTTCGGCGACATCTTCGCCGGCTATGTCGCCAAGCGCATGGGCCTGCCGGTGCGCACTCTGCGCGTCGCGACCAACGTCAACGACATCCTCGCCCGCACCCTGACCACAGGCATCTACGAGGTGCGCGAGGTGCACGCGACCGCCTCGCCGTCGATGGACATCCAGGTGTCGTCGAATTTCGAGCGGCTGCTGTTCGAAGCCGGCGGCCGGGACGCGGCCGTAGTGCGGCGGCTGATGGAGGGCCTCAAGCAGTCCGGCCGCTTCGTGCTGCCCGACGCGATGCTGGCTGCGATCCGCGCCGATTTCGATGCCGGCCGCGCCGATGAGACCGAAACCGCGGCGGCGATTCGCGCCGCTTTCCGCGAGGCCGGCGATCTCGTCGACCCGCATACGGCCGTCGCGCTCGCGGTGGCGGATCGCGACGGCACCGACACGGCGGTGCCGAACATCGTGCTGTCGACCGCGCATCCTGCCAAATTCCCCGATGCGGTCGAGGCCGCCTGCGGAATGCGGCCGCAGCTGCCGGTGTGGCTCGAAGGGCTGATGAGCAAGCGCGAGGATGTCAGGATCATGCGGAACGACCAGGCCGAGGTGGAGACATTCATCCGTTCGGTCAGCCGGGCCGCCAAGCAGGGAATTGCATGATGGGCGTGGAAGTCACCAAGCTGCCGACGGGGCTGACGGTCGTCACCGACACGATGCCGCATCTGGAGACCGCGGCGCTCGGCGTCTGGGCCGGGGTCGGCGGCCGCGACGAGAAGGCGGACGAGCACGGCATCTCGCATCTCCTTGAGCACATGGCGTTCAAGGGGACGACGACGCGCAGCGCGCGCGAGATCGTCGAGTCGATCGAGGCCGTGGGCGGTGATCTCAATGCCGGCACCTCGACCGAAACCACGGCCTATTACGCGCGCGTGCTGAAGGCCGACGTCCCGCTGGCGCTCGACGTGCTCGCCGACATCCTCGCCAATCCCTCGTTCGTGCCTGAGGAGCTGGAGCGCGAGAAGAACGTCATCGTGCAGGAGATCGGCGCGGCGCAGGACACGCCCGACGACGTCGTGTTCGAGCACCTCAACGAGCTCTGCTTTCCGGACCAGCCGATGGGCCGCTCGCTGCTCGGCACCGCCAAGACGCTCGAGGCGTTCGACCGCGACAAGCTGCACGGCTATCTCTCGACGCATTATCGCGGACCCGACATGGTCGTGGCCGCCGCCGGCGCCGTCGACCACCAGCGGGTGGTCGAGGACGTGACCAAGCGATTCGCGAGCTTCAATGGCGGGCCGGCGCCGAAGCCGCTGCCGGCTGCGTTCGGCAAGGGCGGCTCGCGGGTCGTGCATCGCGACCTCGAGCAGGCGCATCTGACCTTGGCGCTGGAAGGCGTGCCGCAGGCTGATCCGTCGCTGTTCTCGCTGCAGGTGTTCACCAACATCCTCGGCGGCGGCATGTCGTCCCGGCTGTTCCAGGAGGTGCGCGAGAACCGGGGGCTCTGCTACTCCGTCTACACGTTCCATGCACCCTACAGCGACACCGGCTTCTTCGGGCTCTACACCGGGACGGATCCGGCCGACGCGCCCGAGATGATGGAGGTCGTGGTCGACATCATCGGCAACGCCGTGGAAACACTCGGCGAGGCGGAGGTGGCGCGCGCGAGGGCGCAGATGAAGGCCGGGCTTCTGATGGCGCTGGAGAGCTGCAGCGCCCGCGCCGAGCAGCTCGCGCGTCACATCCTGGCCTATGGCCGGCCGCAGACCTTGCAGGAGATGATCGACAAGATCGAAGCCGTCAGCGTCGAGAGCACGCGCGATGCGGCGCGCGCGCTGCTGGCACGCAGCAAGCCTGCAGTGGTCGCGCTCGGCAGCGGCAGGGGTCTGGACACGGCGGTGACTTTCGCCGAAGGTCTGACCGGGCCGAAGTCGAAGGCCCAGCTGCATTGAGCACGGGTCCGGACATTCCGAGCGTCGTGCGGGTCTCCGCCGCCGGGCGGGCCGGCCCCGGTTTCGGGTGCTGAAGAGCAGGGGGGAGCATCACCGATGGCCCTGTTTCGCTTGCCGTCCAGCGGACCGGCCGCGCTCGCCCCGCGCGGCAACGGCCTGCTGCTCCGCGCGCCGCAAATGGCCGACTATGCGCAGTGGGCCAGTCTGCGCGACATCAGCCGCGACTACCTGACGCCGTGGGAGCCGATCTGGCCGTCCGACGACCTGACGCGCTCGGGATTCCGCCGGCGGCTGCGGCGCTATGCCGAGGACATTTCGGCCGACCGCTCCTATCCGTTCATCGTCTTCCGCGAGCAGGACGGCGCCATGCTCGGCGGCATCACCTTGGCCAATGTCCGCCGCGGCATCGTCCAGGCCGGCACCATCGGCTACTGGATGGGCCAGCCTCACGCTCATCACGGCTACATGACGGCGGCGCTGCGGCTGCTGCTGCCGACCTTGTTCGGCGAGCTCAATCTGCACCGGGTCGAGGCGGCCTGCATCCCGACCAATACACCGTCGATTCGCGTGCTGGAGAAGTGCGGCTTCACCCGGGAGGGGTTGGCGCGGCGCTATCTCTGCATCAACGGAGTCTGGCAGGACCATTACCTCTATGGCCTTCTGCATGAGGATTTCAGGGGCTAGGATTTGTGATCCGGCTTGGGTAAGCGGGCCCTTCGGGGCTGGTTCGGCCTGCCGAAAGGGGTATAGGACGCCGTGGCTGGGCGACCGACATGCCAGGGACATCAGACGATGCGACAGACGAATGTGATCAGGGTTGGGACCGTGGCGGCCGTGCTGCTGGCTTTGGGAGCCGCGGGCGCCGCGCCGCCGGCATCGGCGCAATCGCTCACCGACCGGTTCAAGAGCCTGTTCGGCGGCGGTTCCGACGACAAGGGGCAACAGAACCTGCCGGCCAATGGCGGTCCGCCGGTCGATCCGACCGACGGCCTGAGCTGTCCGCCGGTCAATATCCGGGCTGGCGCCTCGACCTATGCGGTGGCGGCCCCCGGCAAGCAGGCCGTCGGCAACGACGTCCGGTACCAGGCCTCGATTACCAAGACCGCGCGGGAATGTTCGCTGAACGGCGCCGAGATCACGGGGAAGATCGGCATCCAAGGCCGGGTGGTGGTTGGGCCGGCCGGCGCGCCGGCGACGATCGATATCCCCATGCGCATCGCCGTGGTCCAGGGTGGCATCGGCGAGAAGGTGATCGCGACCAAGGCGTATCGGACCACGGTGCAAATGACCGAGGAGGGCAGCGTGCCGTTCACGATCGTCGCCGAGGACATGGTCTACCCGGTGCCGGCGCCCGGCGCCAACGCCGACAATTACGTGTTCTATATCGGCTTCGATCCGCAGGCCCTGACCCCGGAACGGCCGCACGGCAAGAAGCGGAAGTGAGGCTGCGGTTCTTGGAAGACGCGGATGCTGCCGGTGCTGATCGCGTCGTCAGGCGAGCCTCGGACGAACGTTGACAAGCAAAAGGCCGGCGCGTGGCACCGGCCTTTTGGAAGATGGTGGATCGACGAAGAGCTGCGCCTCAGTTCAGCTTGCGGCCGACTTCCGCAATCCCCTTGGCGACCAGGTCTTCGCCGACGCTGCCCTTGACCGACTGCGACAGCACGGTCGCGGCGGCCTGGACGGCAGCGTCTGCCGCGGCGGCCCTGACATCGGCGAGCGCCTGGGCCTCGGCGAGGGCGATCTTGCTCTCGGCGGACTTGGTGCGACGGGAGACGAAGTCTTCCATCTTGGCCTTGGCCTCCGCCGCGATGCGCTCGGCTTCCGCCTTCGCGCTGGTGACGATCTCCTCGGCCTCGCGTTCGGCGCTGGCGCGGCGGGTCTTGTAATCGGCGAGCACCTTGGCCGCCTCTTCCTTGAGCCGCTTGGCCTCCGCCAGCTCGGATCTGATGCGCTCGCTGCGATTGTCGAGCGCCTTCAGGAGCATGCGGTGGACACCGAGATAGGCGAACAGGCCCATCAGGATCACGAAGGCAATCGCAACCCAGGTTTCCGGATCAGCGAGCAAATGCATCAGGCTGTTCCCTTCAACGATGCATCGACCGCAGCCTGGACCGTCTTGGCCGTGGGGGCCTTGCCGGTGAGCTGCTGCACGATCGCGCTGGCCGCATCCGCAGCGATGCCGCGGACATTGCTCATTGCGGTCGCCCGCGTGGTGGCGATGGACTTCTCGGCGGCGGCCAGCTTGGCCGCGAGGCTGTCTTCCAGCGCCTTGCGTTCGGCGTCCGAACTTGCCGCGAGCTTCTCGCGGGTCTCGGCCCCGATCGCCTGGGCGCGGGAGCGGGCCGTCGCCAGCTCGCTCTCATAGGCCTTCATCGCGGCTTCGGATTCATCCTTCAGCCGCTGCGCTTCAGCCAGGTCGCCGTCGATCGACTTCTGGCGGGCGTCGATGACGCCTCCGACCTTTGGCAGCGCCACACGCGAGACGATCACGTACAGCGCCACGAAGGCGATCACCAGCGAGACGATCTGGGAGGGAAAGGTTTCCTTCGAGAAGGGAGGAAACCCATGCCCGCCATCGGCCTCCGTATGGGCGCTTGCGGTGCCCTTGGCCTCGCCGCCCTTGGTTTCGCCAACCTTGGCACCACCATGACTTTCAGCCACGGGCTTCTCCTCTCCGGCTCAGGCCGTCTTAGACGGCGTACAGCAGGAGCAGCGCGATCAGCAGCGAGAAGATGCCGAGCGCTTCGGTCACGGCGAAGCCGAAAATCAGGTTGCCGAACTGGCCCTGAGCGGCGGACGGATTACGCAGAGCGGCCGACAGGTAGTTGCCGAAGATGATGCCGATGCCGGCACCCGCGCCACCCATGCCGATGCAGGCAATGCCCGCGCCAATGTACTTCGCTGCAACCGGATCCATGAGACGACTCCTTTGAGAGGTTTGGTAGAGAGGGCCGGATCAGTGGCCCGGATGGATAGCATCGTTGAGGTAGATGCAGGTGAGGATCGTGAAGACGTAGGCCTGAAGGAACGCGACCATCAGTTCGAGGCCGGTCAGGGCAACCGTGAGGCCGAGCGGCAGCAGCGCGCCGACCTTGCCGACGAAGCCGAGCGCGCCGAGCATGGTTACGAAGCTCGCGAACACCTTCAAGGTGACGTGGCCGGCCAGCATGTTGGCGAAGAGACGGACGCTGTGCGAGATCGGGCGCGAGAAGAAGGAGATGATTTCGATCACGACCACCAGCGGCAGGATCACCGCGGGGATGCCGGAAGGCACGAACAGCTTAAAGAACTTCAGGCCGTTCTTGTAGAAGCCGTAGATGATGACCGTCAGGAACACCAGGAGCGCCAGCGCGAAGGTGACGATGATGTGGCTGGAGACGGTGAAGGTGTAGGGAATGATGCCGACGATGTTCGAGACGAAGATGAACATGAACAGCGAGAACACCAGCGGAAAGAACGTCATGCCGTGCGAGCCGGCGCTGGTTCTGATGGTGTTGGCGACGAATTCGTAGGACAGCTCGACCACCGACTGGAACCGGCCCGGCACGAGCGCGCGCCCGGCGGCCATCATCATGACGGCGATGAGCACGACCGCGAGCAGCATGT
Protein-coding sequences here:
- a CDS encoding GNAT family N-acetyltransferase, with amino-acid sequence MALFRLPSSGPAALAPRGNGLLLRAPQMADYAQWASLRDISRDYLTPWEPIWPSDDLTRSGFRRRLRRYAEDISADRSYPFIVFREQDGAMLGGITLANVRRGIVQAGTIGYWMGQPHAHHGYMTAALRLLLPTLFGELNLHRVEAACIPTNTPSIRVLEKCGFTREGLARRYLCINGVWQDHYLYGLLHEDFRG
- a CDS encoding M16 family metallopeptidase, with the protein product MGVEVTKLPTGLTVVTDTMPHLETAALGVWAGVGGRDEKADEHGISHLLEHMAFKGTTTRSAREIVESIEAVGGDLNAGTSTETTAYYARVLKADVPLALDVLADILANPSFVPEELEREKNVIVQEIGAAQDTPDDVVFEHLNELCFPDQPMGRSLLGTAKTLEAFDRDKLHGYLSTHYRGPDMVVAAAGAVDHQRVVEDVTKRFASFNGGPAPKPLPAAFGKGGSRVVHRDLEQAHLTLALEGVPQADPSLFSLQVFTNILGGGMSSRLFQEVRENRGLCYSVYTFHAPYSDTGFFGLYTGTDPADAPEMMEVVVDIIGNAVETLGEAEVARARAQMKAGLLMALESCSARAEQLARHILAYGRPQTLQEMIDKIEAVSVESTRDAARALLARSKPAVVALGSGRGLDTAVTFAEGLTGPKSKAQLH
- the thrC gene encoding threonine synthase codes for the protein MTRYVSTRGEAPALTFCDVMLTGLARDGGLYVPETWPQLTPETIAGFFGRPYWEVAVEVIKPFVAGEISDAELGRMANEAYATFRHPAVVPLDQSAPHQFVLELFHGPTLAFKDVAMQLISRLMDHVLAKRGERTTIVVATSGDTGGAAVDAFAGRDNADLIVLFPHGRISEVQRRMMTTSGAANVHALAIEGHFDDCQALVKGLFNHHAFRDSVALSGVNSINWARVVAQVVYYFTSAVAVGAPHRAVDFTVPTGNFGDIFAGYVAKRMGLPVRTLRVATNVNDILARTLTTGIYEVREVHATASPSMDIQVSSNFERLLFEAGGRDAAVVRRLMEGLKQSGRFVLPDAMLAAIRADFDAGRADETETAAAIRAAFREAGDLVDPHTAVALAVADRDGTDTAVPNIVLSTAHPAKFPDAVEAACGMRPQLPVWLEGLMSKREDVRIMRNDQAEVETFIRSVSRAAKQGIA
- a CDS encoding F0F1 ATP synthase subunit B family protein, with the protein product MAESHGGAKVGETKGGEAKGTASAHTEADGGHGFPPFSKETFPSQIVSLVIAFVALYVIVSRVALPKVGGVIDARQKSIDGDLAEAQRLKDESEAAMKAYESELATARSRAQAIGAETREKLAASSDAERKALEDSLAAKLAAAEKSIATTRATAMSNVRGIAADAASAIVQQLTGKAPTAKTVQAAVDASLKGTA
- a CDS encoding F0F1 ATP synthase subunit B family protein; translation: MHLLADPETWVAIAFVILMGLFAYLGVHRMLLKALDNRSERIRSELAEAKRLKEEAAKVLADYKTRRASAEREAEEIVTSAKAEAERIAAEAKAKMEDFVSRRTKSAESKIALAEAQALADVRAAAADAAVQAAATVLSQSVKGSVGEDLVAKGIAEVGRKLN
- a CDS encoding F0F1 ATP synthase subunit A, whose amino-acid sequence is MIDPIHQFHLNKIFTIGHIGNQEIVFTNSSAYMLLAVVLIAVMMMAAGRALVPGRFQSVVELSYEFVANTIRTSAGSHGMTFFPLVFSLFMFIFVSNIVGIIPYTFTVSSHIIVTFALALLVFLTVIIYGFYKNGLKFFKLFVPSGIPAVILPLVVVIEIISFFSRPISHSVRLFANMLAGHVTLKVFASFVTMLGALGFVGKVGALLPLGLTVALTGLELMVAFLQAYVFTILTCIYLNDAIHPGH
- a CDS encoding F0F1 ATP synthase subunit C: MDPVAAKYIGAGIACIGMGGAGAGIGIIFGNYLSAALRNPSAAQGQFGNLIFGFAVTEALGIFSLLIALLLLYAV